The Plutella xylostella chromosome 11, ilPluXylo3.1, whole genome shotgun sequence genome contains the following window.
CACCCTCGTTGTGCAGAATGTAATGACCGCTCATGTAAACGCTGATGATATCGCCCTTGTTCGCACTGTATTTAGCCACGGCAACCGCGTTCTGATGCTGAACACTGGACAGGATATGCTGGACCGCCTCAGTCATGTCCTCGAATCCTTCGTCGCAGAACTTGCACTTCAATTCGGGAGTGGTCTCCAAATGCGCTGACAACAGATTCTGGTCAATATTCTTGTCTTCGCTGTACAAAGCTGCGCGGATGAGCTTAGCCATGGTTTCGATATGCATGGTGCTCTCGAAATGCTCGACGATAGCGGCGAAGGAAGGCAACGCGACGTGGTTAGGGCATAAAGCGCAAAGGTAGTAGTTTCCGAAACTGGCGTAGAATTCGGAAGGGCGGCAGTGGTTGCGGTACAACATGGCTAGTTTGTGCGGGGCGGCGTTGCGCAAATGCTTCTTCTGGCGAATGTGGTTGAAGAGCACCTGTCTAGGACCTTTCAGCGTCATATCGCAACATGAGCAGTAGTTGGAAATCTTTCCCGACGGCTTGATGAAGTTCTCTACGACCACGTGGTCGCGATGCGTCAACGGCTTTCCGGTTCCCGCGAGGAATTTAGCCCAATCAGGGCTTTTGGGGCCCCATTCTTCCGGCATCGGCCCGTCAGGGTTGTTAGCCTTGGCTTTCCTGTACAGCCGGTCGGACATCTTGCCGAGATGGTTCTCGTCTAAGATGTGGAAAATTGCCGCTTCGGGCGCGTCCAGAGTGAGCTTGCAGAGGCCGCAGTTGAACCCTTTGTCGTCCTCAGTAATACTGTGGTTCAACAGGAACTTTTTGTTCATCTCTTTGATCTTCTCGATGGAGCGGTCGTCGGTGCAGAAGGGAATGTGTTTGTCCGCTTGCACGATGCAGGCGAGGTTGTGAATGTGCGTCTCGCTGAAGATATGAGCGAGGACGCTATCGTAGCGGAACCTCAGCGTGTAGTACTCACACGCCATGCAGAAGAAAGCCGGTTTGCCGGTACGGTCGTCAACCAACGCTAGAAGCTTGTGATTCATCAACAATTTAACTATAAAATTCTCTATAGGGCCGTAGTAGCGGTACTTCTTCACCTGGTTCTTGGCCGGTTTCTCGGACGGCTCAGTCTCCTCGTTGTCATAGTTTTTGTTCGCGTCTGAAGCAAAGTTCTGGTTCACGTTGTCCTTGATACTCATTATGATCGGGGCCACAGAGCTGGTGAGCGGCGCGAAGTCGATAGACGTCACTTCCTGGCAGAGTTTCTCGTAAGCGCCCTGGTAGAACTTGACGGCAGCGTTGATGCTTGCCTCGGAGTTGTCAGGCAGATGTCTGACCAACGCCGCCTCTAGTTTGGCCAGCAGAGTGCGCTCGACCTTCTCTGTCGGTTTGACCATCGCCACGATCCTCTCCATGTGAGCCGGGCTGATCTCGCCGCAGCCCATGGACGACAGGCGACGCGACATCTTCGGGAGCTCAAAAGGTTCCGACACGTCGATACTATCGCGCTTTAGCTTCGGCAAGTGCACTTCTAAGTTGAAATGCTTCTGCAGCGACTCCATCAGTGGTTCCTCGTCGTTCAACTCGATCTCCACGTTGCAGTCGGTGCAGATGTGCACTTGTTTCGCGTTGTCGCTCACTTGCAGCTCGTTTTTCAGCAGATCCGGCACCTCACTCACCGGCAAGCTGTTGAACCTCTGCCTCTGGAGACTGCTCTTCTTCTCCGTGGTAAAAATGTACTCAACCTCAACGCCTTCGCGTTTCTGCGTGTAAATAGCTTTATGCGTTTGATCTAGGTTGTTCAGGTACCTGAGCACGGTGGCGTTCTTCTGCGTGTCAGGGTGGTCCAGAAGACCCCGGAAATGCCTCGCGAGTCTCTTCACGTCATCCAGCTTGCGGAATGACAACACCGTCAGTTCGGACGCCCTCTTGACGACGTCCGCTACGGACTCGTCCACTGAGCTACTCTCAGCCATTGCGGCTCAGTAAAACGTTctgtacaaaaaataaaacagtctGTACAAATGATTGTTCTTAGAAACTACTGAGGCGCAACTGTTTTTCTTGTTTTGTCAAGATTATGAGTTTGCCTCGTCTGGTGCTTGTTAGCTCAAAAGAGCTTATGTAGCGTGTTAGCTTGCGGTTGCAAGCTTGGAACAATTTGGTGATGCCCGTACAAGTGATGGCCGAAAGGGGGGGTGCCTTGTGTGTGGAAGTTTGTAGATTTTGATGGACACTGTCGGATTTAGAGCTGTGGGGTCTGATGACTATCACCGGATAACAAGATCTGGAATAGAAGAGAAGGGATGTTAGTTGTAAGATAAATATATTGTTGTCAAGAGTGAACTCTCTAATAATAGCAATACTTTGAAACAACTGTTTCAATATCTATTCTAATAAAAGTCTTTGGACACAAATTATCCTTATGTATTATGATTCATACAGTAAATTGATTTTAGGAGATAAgagtttttacttttattgatCTCTTACAATCCAGAATAACTCCTATtgttacaacaaaaaaaaactatttttcgTACTTGTTTATACAGGATAAGTTATGGAAAACAATGGAAGTAAATTTATGAGTGGTAGGTAAGAGGcaacattatttaaatttctaatgtgttttgttttacaacACAGATCCCAGAGTCACATTGTGTGTGATATGATTTACATGTATTTACCACAAGATGtcactaatttaaatttgataaaaaaaagtataaagaaCCTATACATGAACATTTCAGGAAACACCCAATATACAGACGCTTTGGCAGAAATGTatagtcagcaaaagagacAAGATTGCCATCGCAGAGTGAATATATTGATCCTAAGACTTGTGGATGGAAGATAGATAAATTAGTTTATCAATAACTCTTCCCACTTATTCACTTCATTAATTTACTTCACTATTGGATTACTGCCACATAAAAATCAAATAACAGATGTTATTTGATAATGGTAACTTATGTAAATATGAGTTTCTAAACCAATATAAAACAGAGTTAACTGGTTCAATCTTGTAAAATCTACTGGGTCTTACCTttactacttacttagtacccatttattagttatgatttgctaattttttttaaacattaagCAAATAACATTAGGTTTATGCTAtgattttgaaataagtaagtacattatttatttattgtaaatgatTGGATTACCTGCTGCATGGTTGTTAGATGAAATGTTCAATGTAGAAAAATTGAGAGTACTTGTAGAGTACTCATTAATTTAACAACTCCATGTCTATATGATTAACAGTAGGGTAAACACCTAAATAATGATATCCAGCAATGataaacaacaacaataaaaaagaGGCACAATTTAAACTCGTTGCGTACCCAtgatgtacttatttatttacatatttgtaCAATACTGCTTAAACCTTCTTTTACTTAGTAAGGTTGCTACCCATTACTTGTGTTCATACTATGTTACCCATTATGTTAAAACCATAATTTCTGCAAAGGCAACATACTGTTATCACATAAACATGCACAACACACACAAAAGCCCATAGGGTACCACAAAACTAAACATCAGCGTCGATAAACTGACCTAAATTGACGAAAAATAACACAagatttttaggttatgatGATAAAgctaaaactttatttttggAGATTTCCAAAGAATATTGTCAAGAACACGAACGGACACTTAGATATTTACTTGAATAATCACCTTTTGGTCTTGGAATTTGTGCATGGCAGTTAAAACCGCCT
Protein-coding sequences here:
- the LOC105393004 gene encoding uncharacterized protein LOC105393004, which translates into the protein MAESSSVDESVADVVKRASELTVLSFRKLDDVKRLARHFRGLLDHPDTQKNATVLRYLNNLDQTHKAIYTQKREGVEVEYIFTTEKKSSLQRQRFNSLPVSEVPDLLKNELQVSDNAKQVHICTDCNVEIELNDEEPLMESLQKHFNLEVHLPKLKRDSIDVSEPFELPKMSRRLSSMGCGEISPAHMERIVAMVKPTEKVERTLLAKLEAALVRHLPDNSEASINAAVKFYQGAYEKLCQEVTSIDFAPLTSSVAPIIMSIKDNVNQNFASDANKNYDNEETEPSEKPAKNQVKKYRYYGPIENFIVKLLMNHKLLALVDDRTGKPAFFCMACEYYTLRFRYDSVLAHIFSETHIHNLACIVQADKHIPFCTDDRSIEKIKEMNKKFLLNHSITEDDKGFNCGLCKLTLDAPEAAIFHILDENHLGKMSDRLYRKAKANNPDGPMPEEWGPKSPDWAKFLAGTGKPLTHRDHVVVENFIKPSGKISNYCSCCDMTLKGPRQVLFNHIRQKKHLRNAAPHKLAMLYRNHCRPSEFYASFGNYYLCALCPNHVALPSFAAIVEHFESTMHIETMAKLIRAALYSEDKNIDQNLLSAHLETTPELKCKFCDEGFEDMTEAVQHILSSVQHQNAVAVAKYSANKGDIISVYMSGHYILHNEGATFTCASCKGMFTSIRPLLNHLVYADHFANKPTSENVFRFYLELKHNINMWGRNKYVYYDFGKLKCGVCDGDIDQEENAKNHIVSSRHRENMGASYSVNLDVPGME